A region of Nitrospirota bacterium DNA encodes the following proteins:
- a CDS encoding PIN domain-containing protein, giving the protein AIGEFIGAFTILDQQDGTWEKAGRLSFQMKKKGITVHLVDCYIAVIADENRCRLFTLDKHFKEIKRFLKIELAV; this is encoded by the coding sequence GGCTATCGGCGAGTTCATAGGGGCTTTTACGATCCTTGACCAGCAGGATGGAACATGGGAGAAAGCAGGAAGGCTTTCATTTCAGATGAAGAAAAAAGGGATCACTGTTCATCTCGTGGACTGCTACATCGCCGTGATTGCCGATGAGAACCGATGCAGACTCTTCACTCTTGATAAACATTTTAAAGAGATAAAACGTTTTTTAAAGATTGAACTGGCTGTGTGA
- the thiE gene encoding thiamine phosphate synthase: MINFKLYLITDRKLIADRCSLTAAVRQALLGGVKAVQLREKDLETRELLKLAYKMRELTAKYDAKLFINDRLDIALAVGADGVHLTQKSIPADAVRKAVKNKLLIGVSTHSMKEAKEAEKGGADFITFGPVYKTPSKLKYGKPLGIDVLKNVSRKINIPVFALGGVKAENIDEVKKSGAFGAAMISEILCAVDIKEKTRELINILGE, encoded by the coding sequence ATGATTAATTTTAAGCTCTATTTAATTACCGACAGAAAGCTGATAGCTGACCGCTGTTCGCTGACTGCTGCCGTCAGGCAAGCTCTGCTCGGCGGGGTGAAGGCTGTACAGCTTAGAGAGAAGGATCTTGAGACAAGAGAGTTATTAAAGCTGGCTTACAAGATGAGAGAACTGACTGCAAAGTATGATGCGAAGCTCTTCATTAATGACAGGCTTGATATCGCGCTTGCGGTCGGAGCAGACGGAGTTCATCTTACACAGAAGAGCATCCCGGCTGATGCGGTGAGAAAGGCTGTAAAGAATAAGTTGTTGATAGGAGTTTCAACACATTCTATGAAAGAGGCGAAAGAGGCGGAAAAGGGCGGGGCTGATTTCATCACATTCGGGCCGGTCTACAAAACGCCTTCAAAATTAAAGTATGGCAAACCACTCGGCATTGATGTATTAAAAAATGTCAGCAGAAAAATAAATATACCTGTCTTCGCGCTTGGCGGCGTGAAGGCTGAGAATATAGATGAGGTCAAGAAGTCCGGCGCATTCGGTGCGGCAATGATATCAGAGATATTATGCGCTGTTGACATAAAAGAAAAAACAAGGGAACTAATAAATATTTTAGGAGAATAA
- the thiS gene encoding sulfur carrier protein ThiS, whose product MKLKINGIESEVDESITIFCLLENLNIEPERVAVEINLKIIKRCNFNDHYLKEGDAVEIVNFVGGG is encoded by the coding sequence ATGAAACTCAAAATAAATGGAATAGAATCAGAAGTAGATGAGAGCATCACGATATTCTGCCTTCTTGAAAACCTGAATATCGAACCTGAGAGGGTTGCGGTTGAGATTAATTTGAAGATCATAAAAAGGTGCAACTTCAATGATCATTATCTGAAAGAAGGGGATGCGGTAGAGATAGTTAACTTTGTCGGAGGAGGATAG
- the hydG gene encoding [FeFe] hydrogenase H-cluster radical SAM maturase HydG — protein sequence MNKKINTDPAHIREILAKSLGLQVLDMSEVSSLLALEDNGLWDEIFEAAGKVKEKVYGKRIVLFAPLYLSNECVNDCLYCGFRTGNKDAVRKTLTVDEAVEESKLLSGRGYKRLLLVTSEHTKVAGIDYLEKVIHSIYDKTDIRILHANTAPMSVEDFRRLKSAGIGVYQCFQETYHIPTYRHMHPTGAKSDYAWRLGVMDRAIEAGFEDVGMGVLLGLYDWRWEVAALISHSRRLINKYGFGPHTLSVPRLQPAEGSEVELKRYRVSDHDLKKIVAIYRLALPYVGVVISTREQPEIRDALLSIGASQISAGSRTSPSGYLHDGDTEQFEIGDARSLEEVIEKIVSLGLVPSLCTACYREGRSGGRFRELAEKEGMKNFCHENALLSLKEYLEDCASGEVKDKLAKMLDEEIAKSSNGFAEKIKLIEQGKRDVHI from the coding sequence ATGAATAAGAAAATTAACACAGACCCTGCACACATCCGCGAGATACTTGCAAAGTCTCTCGGTCTTCAAGTCCTTGACATGTCTGAGGTATCAAGCCTTCTTGCGCTTGAGGACAATGGGCTATGGGATGAGATATTTGAGGCTGCCGGTAAGGTGAAGGAGAAGGTCTACGGCAAGAGGATCGTTCTCTTTGCGCCGCTATATCTATCAAACGAATGCGTGAATGACTGCCTCTATTGCGGATTCAGAACAGGGAATAAAGATGCCGTAAGAAAGACGCTTACGGTTGATGAGGCGGTGGAAGAATCGAAACTGCTTTCCGGCAGGGGCTACAAGAGGCTGCTTCTTGTTACGAGCGAGCACACAAAGGTTGCCGGGATAGATTATCTGGAGAAGGTCATCCATTCCATTTATGATAAGACCGACATACGCATACTTCACGCGAACACTGCGCCGATGAGCGTGGAAGATTTCAGAAGGCTGAAATCTGCTGGCATCGGCGTGTATCAGTGTTTTCAGGAGACATATCACATCCCGACTTACAGGCACATGCATCCGACCGGAGCTAAATCAGATTACGCCTGGAGGCTCGGCGTAATGGACAGGGCGATAGAGGCGGGATTTGAGGATGTGGGCATGGGCGTTCTGCTTGGGCTTTATGATTGGCGATGGGAGGTTGCGGCATTGATCTCGCACAGCAGGAGATTGATAAATAAATACGGCTTTGGGCCGCACACGCTTTCAGTACCGAGGCTTCAGCCTGCTGAAGGTTCTGAGGTTGAGCTTAAGAGATATCGCGTATCTGACCATGACCTGAAGAAGATAGTTGCCATATACAGGCTGGCGCTGCCTTATGTCGGAGTTGTCATATCTACAAGGGAACAGCCGGAGATAAGGGATGCGCTTTTGTCTATCGGCGCGTCGCAGATATCAGCAGGTTCCAGAACCAGCCCGTCAGGCTATCTGCATGACGGCGACACAGAACAATTTGAGATAGGAGATGCCAGGAGCCTTGAAGAAGTTATCGAAAAGATAGTCAGCCTCGGGCTTGTGCCGAGCCTTTGCACAGCCTGTTACAGGGAAGGCAGAAGCGGCGGAAGGTTCAGAGAGCTTGCGGAAAAAGAGGGCATGAAGAATTTCTGTCACGAGAATGCGCTTTTGAGCCTCAAGGAATATCTCGAAGACTGCGCGTCAGGCGAAGTGAAAGATAAATTAGCAAAGATGCTTGATGAAGAGATCGCAAAAAGCTCAAATGGGTTTGCTGAGAAGATCAAGCTTATTGAACAAGGCAAGAGAGATGTGCATATATAA
- a CDS encoding thiazole synthase, which translates to MEDKLVIKGIEFKSRLWVGTGKYKDFQQTKDAIEASGADVVTVAVRRTNIFDSKSENLLDYIDPKKYKILPNTAGCFTLEDALRYARLARETGVSDLIKIEVIGDEKTLFPDACATLKATEILAKEGFIVLPYINDDPVMALRLVDAGAAAVMPLAAPIGSGLGIRNPYNLKIILEQAKVPIIVDAGVGSAADVAIAMELGSDAVLLNTAIAGAKDPVMMATAMKHGVIAGRLSYKAGRIEKKLYATASSPITGML; encoded by the coding sequence ATGGAAGATAAACTGGTTATCAAAGGCATTGAATTCAAATCCCGTCTCTGGGTTGGAACAGGAAAGTACAAGGACTTTCAGCAGACCAAAGATGCGATCGAGGCATCGGGCGCTGATGTTGTGACCGTTGCCGTGAGACGCACAAATATCTTTGACAGCAAGTCTGAGAACCTTCTCGATTACATAGACCCGAAGAAGTACAAGATACTTCCCAACACCGCCGGGTGCTTCACGCTTGAGGATGCGCTCAGGTACGCAAGGCTCGCAAGGGAGACGGGCGTATCTGACCTGATAAAGATCGAGGTCATAGGCGATGAGAAGACGCTCTTTCCTGATGCCTGCGCAACTTTAAAGGCCACGGAGATTTTGGCGAAAGAGGGATTCATCGTCCTCCCTTATATAAATGATGACCCGGTCATGGCGCTCAGGCTTGTTGATGCTGGCGCTGCCGCTGTCATGCCTCTTGCAGCTCCGATAGGATCAGGGCTCGGGATAAGAAATCCTTACAACTTAAAGATAATACTTGAGCAGGCAAAGGTGCCTATTATTGTAGATGCCGGAGTCGGTAGCGCAGCGGATGTGGCGATCGCCATGGAACTTGGAAGTGACGCCGTGCTTCTTAACACAGCTATTGCAGGGGCAAAGGATCCTGTAATGATGGCAACCGCGATGAAGCATGGCGTGATTGCCGGACGCCTTTCATATAAGGCAGGAAGGATAGAGAAGAAATTATACGCGACTGCGAGCAGCCCGATAACCGGGATGCTGTAA